In the genome of Streptomyces violaceoruber, the window CCCCACCGTGCGCCGACGCTCACTCCTCATCGCCGTCCCCACGGGACTGGTCACGCTCGCCGCCTGCGGTGACAGCGACGACTCCGGCTCATCGAGCAACGCGAGCGAGAGCCCGTCGCCCGACGCGTCGGCCACCTCGGCCGCGCCGCCGCCGAAGATCGTCGACGGTCCGCTGCCGGCGATCACGGCGGGGACGAAGTTCGACGAGAAGCCGACCGTCGCCAAGGGCAGCGGCGAGCCGTCCAAGGACCTCGCGGTCAAGACGGTCATCGGGGGCGGCGGCAAGGCCGTCGCGGAGAACGACTTCGTCTCGGCGAACTACCTCGGCCAGGTCTGGCAGAGCGCGAAGGTCTTCGACAACAGCTACGACCGCAAGACCCCGCTGGTCATCCAGCTCGCCCAGGGCAGCATCATCGACGGCTGGCGGTACGCGCTCACCGGCAAGAAGACCGGCAGCCGCGTCCAGTTCTCGGTGCCGCCGACCTGGGGGTACGGGGAGCAGGGCAACGAGCAGGCGGGCATCAAGGGCGACGACACGCTGGTGTTCGTGGTCGACGTCCAGGACACCTTCAACGCGAAGAGCAGCGCCCAGGGCAAGAAGGTCGCGCAGGACGACGCGGCCCTGCCGAAGGTCGGCACCAACACCGACGGCAAGGCGCCCTCCATCGAGGTGCCGAAGGCCGACGCGCCGAAGAAGCTCGTCGCCGAGTACGTCCTGGAGGGCGACGGCGCCGAGGTCGGCGCCCAGGACAGCGTGCTCGTGCAGTACAAGGGTGTGCTGTGGGACGGCGGCAAGGAGTTCGACTCCACGTACGGCAGGAAGCAGCTGACGTCGTTCTCGCTGCAGCAGGTCGTCAAGGGCTGGGCGCAGGGGCTGACGGGCAAGAAGGTCGGCAGCCGCGTCCTCATCGTCATTCCGCCGGACCTGGGTTACGGCGACAGCCCGCCGGAGGGCAGCGGCATCGAGAAGGACTCCACGCTGGTCTTCTCCGTGGACATCCTCGCGAAGATGTGACGCCCGGGGATGTAAGACTTGGGCCGTTGCCTTTCCGCAGACAAGCAGGAGCTGAACACGTGAGCATCGACAAGCCCGAGGTCGACTTCCCGGGCGGCGAGCCCCCGGCGGACCTCGAGATCAAGGACATCTGGGAGGGCGACGGCCCGGTTGCCGAGGCCGGTCAGACCGTGACCGTCCACTACGTGGGCGTGACCTTCAGCACGGGCGAGGAGTTCGACGCCAGCTGGAACCGCGGTGCGCCGTTCCGCTTCCCGCTCGGCGGCGGCCGCGTCATCAAGGGCTGGGACCAGGGCGTGCAGGGCATGAAGGTCGGCGGCCGTCGCCAGCTGACCATCCCGGCGCACCTCGCCTACGGCGACCAGAGCCCGGCCCCGGCGATCCCGCCCGGCTCGACGCTGATCTTCGTGGTCGATCTGCTCGGAGTCTGATCGAAGTACGAGCGGTCGGCGTTCGGAGCCGGTCACCTGGGGTCCATGCCTGTCCGGGCGTGGGCCCTCGGCTTTTCCCGCGCCACCGCGGGGCGGTACGGTCATCCGTCGTAAGCACCATAGGGAGAAGGGCGTCGATGGCCATTGCCAAGGCCGAGCGGCTGATGAACCTGGCGCTGTGTCTGCTCGGGACGCGGCGGCCACTCAGCAAGCGTGAGCTGCGCGAGTCGGTCGAGGCCTACCTCGAAGCGGGCTCCGACGACTCCTTCAACCGCATGTTCGAGCGCGACAAGGACGATCTGCGCGAGCTGGGACTGGTCATCGAGACCGTGGAGAGCCTCGACGGGGAGATCGGCTACCTGGCCCGCCGGGACAGCAACCGGCTGCCGCCCATCACCCTGGACGCCGAGGAGGCCGCCGCGCTCGGCCTGGCCGCGAAGGTGTGGCAGCAGGCCCGCCTCGCCGGTGCCGCGAGCGGCGCGCTGCAGAAGCTGCGGGCGGCCGGACTGCCCGAGGACGTCGACCCCTACGAGGCGCACAGCGCGCTGGAGCCCCGTATCCCGGTGCACGAGGCGGCCTTCGAGCCGCTGATGCTGGCCTGCCGCGACCGTCGGCCGGTGCTCTTCGACTACCGCAAGGCGAACGCCGTCCAGCCCGAGCCGCGGCACGTGGAGCCGTGGGCGCTGGAGTGCTGGCGCGGCCACTGGTACCTGGCGGGCTTCGACCGCGACCGCGGTGCCGAGCGGGTGTTCCGGCTGTCGCGGATCACCGGGAAGGTGCGTTCGCGCGGTTCGCGCTTCACCGCGCCGGTGCCCGACGTCGTCACCGTCCGCGAGACGGTCGCGAGCTGGGCGGGGGAGACCGCCGACCGGTCGGCGCTGATCCGGCTGCGTGCGGGCGCGGGGTACCCCCTTCGGGCGAAGGCCGGCCGGGTGCGGGAACTCGGTGACGGCTGGGACGAGTTGGAGATTCCGTACGGGCACGGCCTGGACGCCTGGCTGGTGGAGTTCGGGCCGGACGTCGTGGTGCTGGAGCCGGCGGAGTTGCGTGCGGACGTGGTGGACCGGCTGCGTGCCGTCGCCAAGGGCTGAGGGGGAGCGGACAACACTGTGGCAGGCAAACCGGTCAGGCCCGTGAACGCCATCGACCAGACCCGGCGGATGCTGTCCCTGGTGACGTATCTGCGTGAGCGTCCCGGGGCCCGGGTCGAGGACGTCGCGCGTGCCTTCGGCATCACCGAGGACGAGCTGGTCTCCGACCTCGACGTGCTCCCGATGTGCGGGACCAGCTTCCGCGGCGGCGACCTCCTCGACATCGACACCGACGGCGAGCGCATCTGGTGGCACAACCCCGCCGCGCTGGGTGCGGACGCGGCGGAGCCGCTGCGGCTGGCGGCCGACGAGGCGACCGCCCTGCTCGTCGCCGCCCGTGCCGTCGCGACCCTGCCGGGGCTGCGCGAGAGCGACCGGCAGGCGCTGCTGCGGGCGACCGCGAAGGTGGAGGCCTCGGCCGGTGAGGCCGCCGGTGCCAGCTCGCGCCTGTCCGTCACCTTCGAGTCCGAGGGCGGTGTCTTCGCCGACGTCGACCGGGCCATCTCGGAGCGCCGCCGGCTGTGGATCCGCTACTACTCGCCGGCCCGCGACGAGGTCACCGAGCGGGAGATCGACCCCATCCGGCTGGTCAGCGTCGGGCACACGTACGTGGAGGCCTGGTGCCGCCGCTCCGAGGCCCGGCGCACCTTCCGGCTCGACCGGGTGGCCGAGATCCGCATCCTGGACGAGCCGTCCGCACCGCCGGAGGTGGAGCTGCGGGACCTGTCCGAGGGGCTGGTGCAGCCCGCCGCGGAGGACCCCGAGGTCGTCGTCGAGGTCGGTCCCGGCGGGCGCTGGGTCGCCGAGTACTACCCGCACGACAGCGCCGATGAACGTCCCGACGGCGGTCTGCGTATCACGTTGCGCACTCCCGACCCGGCCTCCCTGCGGCGGCTCGCGCTGCGGCTCGGACGCGACGGCCGGATCGTCTCCCCGCCCGCACTGGCAGACAGCGCCCGGCGGGCCGCCCGCGAGGCGCTCGCCGCGTACGACGGGATCGAGGCGGCCGGGGCGCACGGCGGGGTCGACACCGCCGAGGGCGCGCGGGACGGGGCAGCGGCGGCCGAGGGGCGGCACGACAGGCAGGAGCAAGGACTGTGAGCGACCCTCTGGCGCCGTCCGGGCCGTCCGGGCCGTCCGGGCCGTCCGGACCGGGCATGACCGCCGCGGTCGCCTTCGCCGGCATGAGACGCGTGTCACCGGTCGTGTTCAAGGCGGGCTGCCCGGACTGCCGGGGCCGTTTCGAACTGGCCGCGAGCGCCCTGCGCCTGGCCATCGGCGCCACGAGCCGGACCACCTTCTACTCGTTCACCTGCCCGGAGTGCGGGTCGGCCGTGCGCAAGCCGGCGGGGGAGCGGGTGGTGGAGCTGCTCACCGGCGGCGGGGTCAGGACCCTGCGCCTGCACTCCACCGTCTAGTCTCGACGTCATGTTCTGGCCGATGTTCGCGGTTGCCGTGGGTTTCCTGGGTCTCGCCGTCCTCGCGGTGTTCGCCGTGAAGGTGTTCGTGGAGGCGCAGCGCCTCGGCCGGCAGGTGACCGACTCCGCCCGCCGGATCAGCCGGGCCGCCGAGGACCTGGAGCGCGCGACCGAGAGCGCCGCCCGTGCCGTGGACGCCTTGTGAACGGCTGAAACCCGCCACGGGGCGGTGCCGGCGGCCCGACAGGCCGGTGTGAGTTACGTTTTGGGACACTTCGCCCTGTCACCCCACGGGCCCCGGGCGGTACGCTGCTGGTCGCGGCCAGGAAAACGAGGCCCGGTCGCGGACGGGAGTACGCACGGGGATTGCCTCACGTTCACCCCTGAGCGTTACGATCGCTGCACAAGACGATCGATCGGACGTATGTCCGGCCGGTCGGACAGCACCCACCCAGCCGCCTCGGTGAGAAGGTAAAGACTTATGTTCGGAAGGCTCGGCGCCCCCGAGATCATTCTCATCCTCGTCGTCATCATCCTGCTGTTCGGCGCGAAGAAGCTTCCGGACATGGCGCGGTCGCTCGGCAAGTCGGCGCGCATCCTCAAGAGCGAGGCCAAGGCCATGAAGAGCGAGGCCAAGGCCGACGACGCCGCTCCCGCCGACCCGCCGAACCCCGAGCAGTCCGCGGCGCAGCGCACCATCCAGGCCGCCCCCGGCGACGTGACCAGCTCCCGTCCGGTCACCGAGCCGACGGACACGACCAAGCGCTGACGCAGGGCCGGTGATCTCCGGCCCGCCGCACGAGATGGGAACGTGGGTTGCTGAAGCCTGCCCGCAACAAGGAGAAGGACCCCGAGGGGCGGATGCCGCTCGCGGAACACCTTCGTGAGCTCCGCAACCGGCTCGCGAAGGCGCTGCTGGCCATCGTCGTCGTCACGGTGGTCGCCGCCTTCTTCTATCAGTGGATCATCAACGCCCTCACGGATCCGATCCTCCAGTCGATCGGCTGTGAGAAGTCGTTCGCGGAGCTGGCCCAGTCGGAGGCCGGCTCGGAGCCGTGCGCGCAGATCACCATCAACGGTCTGCTCGGCCCCTTCACCCTGGCGCTGAAGGTGTCCCTGACGGCCGGTGTCGTGCTGGCCTCGCCGGTCTGGCTCTACCAGCTGTGGGCGTTCGTCGCCCCGGGGCTGCACAGGAGCGAGAAGAAGTACGCCTACGCGTTCGTCGCCACCGGCGCCCCGCTCTTCCTCGCCGGCGCGTACTTCGCCTACGCGGTGCTCCCCACCTCGGCGAAGGTGCTGATCGAGTTCACGCCGAACGACGTCGACAACCTGCTGCCGCTGGACGAACTGCTCGACCTCGTCACGCGCATGGTGGTCGTCTTCGGTCTCTCCTTCGAGCTGCCCCTGCTGCTGGTCATGCTCAACTTCACCGGCGTGCTGACCGGCAAGCGGATGCTCGGCTGGTGGCGCGCGATGATCATGGGCATCACGCTGTTCGCGGCCATCGCCACGCCCAGCACCGACCCGCTGACGATGATCATGCTGGCCGGTCCGATCTGGGTCCTGTACTTCGCCGCGGTCGTCGTCTCCCTGCTGAACGACCGCCGCAAGGCCCGCCTCGAGGCCCTGGAGCCCGACGACGACGAGGCGTCCGACCTGGACCTCACCCCCGAGGACATCGGCGAGGTCGAGCCCGTGACCACCGCCCGTGCCCTGCCCGAGCAGGCCACGAAGGACCGGGTCAACGGCTACGACGACGTGACCTGAGGACCGCCGGGGCGGTGACGGCACGCGTCGCCGCCCCCACGGAACCCCCACACGGCCGATCCCGATAATGATCGTCCGGTTGTCGGTGCGGGCCGGTACGCTCGAAAGCACGATGACAGAGGATCTCTCACCGGCCGAGCGGTACGCGGCAGCCCGTCAGCGCGCTGTCGAGCAGGCCACCGCGCTCGCCTCCTTCCGCGAGATGTACGACTTCGGCCTCGACCCCTTCCAGATCGAGGCCTGTCAGGCACTCGAGGCGGGCAAGGGCGTGCTGGTGGCCGCGCCCACCGGCTCCGGCAAGACGATCGTCGGCGAGTTCGCCGTCCACCTGGCCCTCCAGCAGGGCAGGAAGTGCTTCTACACGACGCCCATCAAGGCCCTGTCGAACCAGAAGTACGCCGACCTGTGCCGCCGCTACGGCACCGACAAGGTGGGCCTGCTCACCGGCGACAACAGCGTGAACTCCGAAGCGCCGGTGGTCGTGATGACCACCGAGGTCCTGCGGAACATGCTGTACGCGGGCTCGCAGACCCTCCTCGGCCTCGGCCACGTGGTCATGGACGAGGTGCACTACCTCTCCGACCGGTTCCGCGGCGCCGTGTGGGAAGAGGTGATCATCCACCTCCCCGAGTCCGTGACCCTGGTGTCGCTCTCGGCGACCGTGTCGAACGCGGAGGAGTTCGGCGACTGGCTCGACACCGTGCGCGGCGACACCCAGGTGATCGTCTCCGAGCACCGGCCCGTGCCGCTGTTCCAGCACGTGCTGGCCGGACGCCGGATGTACGACCTGTTCGAGGAGGCCGAGGGCCACAAGAAGGCCGTCAACCCCGACCTGACGCGCATGGCGCGCCTGGAGGCGAGCCGCCCCTCCTACCAGGACCGCAGGCGCGGCCGCGCCATGAAGGAGGCCGACCGGGAGCGGGAGCGCAGACAGCGCTCGCGGGTGTGGACGCCGAGCCGGCCCGAGGTCATCGAGCGGCTGGACTCCGAGGGGCTGCTGCCCGCGATCACCTTCATCTTCAGCCGGGCCGGCTGCGAGGCCGCCGTCCAGCAGTGCCTGTACGCGGGCCTCAGGCTCAACGACGAGGGCGCCCGGGAGCGGGTGCGGGCGCTCGTCGAGGAGCGCACCTCATCCATCCCCCGCGAGGACCTGCACGTCCTGGGCTACTACGAGTGGCTGGAGGGGCTGGAGCGCGGCATCGCCGCCCACCACGCGGGCATGCTGCCCACCTTCAAGGAGGTCGTCGAGGAGCTGTTCGTCCGCGGACTGGTGAAGGCCGTCTTCGCGACCGAGACCCTCGCCCTCGGCATCAACATGCCGGCCCGCTCGGTCGTGCTGGAGAAGCTCGTCAAGTGGAACGGCGAGCAGCACGCCGACATCACCCCCGGCGAGTTCACCCAGCTCACCGGCCGGGCCGGGCGGCGCGGCATCGACGTCGAGGGCCACGCGGTGGTGCTGTGGCAGCGGGCCATGAACCCCGAGCACCTCGCGGGACTGGCCGGCACCCGCACCTACCCGCTGCGCTCCAGCTTCAAGCCGTCGTACAACATGGCGGTCAACCTGGTCGATCAGTTCGGCCGGCACCGCTCGCGGGAGCTGCTCGAGACGTCGTTCGCGCAGTTCCAGGCGGACAAGTCGGTCGTCGGCATCTCCCGGCAGGTGCAGCGCAACGAGGAGGGCCTGGAGGGCTACAAGGCGTCCATGACCTGCCACCTCGGCGACTTCGACGAGTACGCACGGCTGCGCCGCGAGCTGAAGGACCGCGAGCAGGAACTGGCCCGGCAGGGCGCCAACCAGCGGCGAGCCGAGGCCGCCGTGGCGCTGGAGAAGCTGAAGCCGGGCGACGTCATCCACGTGCCGACCGGCAAGTACGCGGGCCTCGCCCTGGTCCTCGACCCGGGACTGCCGGCCGGGCGGTCCAACGGCCACCGCGGCTTCGACCACCACGACGGGCCCCGCCCGCTGGTGCTGACCGCCGAGCGGCAGGTCAAGCGGCTGGCGTCGATCGACTTCCCGGTGCCCGTCGAGGCGCTGGACCGGATGCGGATCCCGAAGTCCTTCAACGCGCGCTCGCCGCAGTCCCGCCGCGACCTCGCCTCCGCGCTGCGCTCCAAGGCCGGGCACATCACGCCGGAGCGGGCCCGCAAGAAGCGCTCCCAGGCCGCCGACGACCGGGAGATCAACCGGCTGCGCAAGGCGATCCGCGCCCACCCGTGCCACGGCTGCGACGACCGCGAAGACCACGCCCGCTGGGCCGAGCGCTACCACCGGCTGCTGCGCGACACCTCGCAGCTGGAGCGCCGGATCGAGGGCCGGACCAACACCATCGCCCGCACCTTCGACCGGATCGTCGCGCTGCTGACCGAGCTGGACTACCTGCGCGGCGACGAGGTCACCGAGCACGGCAAGCGCCTGGCGCGGCTCTACGGCGAGCTGGACCTGCTCGCCAGCGAGTGCCTGCGCGAGGGCGTCTGGGAGGGGCTGTCCCCGGCCGAGCTGGCCGCCTGCGTCTCGGCGCTGGTCTTCGAGTCGCGGGCCGCCGACGACGCGACGGCGCCCAAGGTCCCCTCCGGCAGGGCCAAGGCCGCGCTCGGCGAGACGGTCCGCATCTGGGGCCGCCTAGACGCCCTGGAGGAGGACTTCCGGATCAGCCAGACCGAGGGTGTCGGCCAGCGCGAGCCCGACCTCGGCTTCGCCTGGGCGGCGTACATGTGGGCCTCCGGCAAGGGGCTCGACGAGGTGCTGCGCGAGGTCGAGATGCCGGCCGGCGACTTCGTGCGCTGGTGCAAGCAGGTCATCGACGTCCTCGGCCAGATCTCGGCCGCCGCGCCCGGCGCGGGCTCCACCGTCCCGAAGAACGCGCGCAAGGCGGTCGACGAACTGCTGCGCGGGGTGGTCGCCTACTCGTCCGTGGGCTGACCCCGGCCCTGACACCTCACCCGGCCCGGCGGGAGTACCCGCCGGGCCTTCGCGCGCCGCGCGCCCCGCGCCGGCCTTCCGTGCCCTGCGCGCGCCGCCTCCCGCGCTCTGTGTGCACCGTTCCCTCGTCACGGTGAGTCATTTTCGAGCACGCTTGAGGCATTACTCCACGTGTTCGAACGACTCCCGGGCGTGCAAATGGGCCCGACCATACTCCAGACCCCGTGCCCGTTTCAGGTGCTTGCCGAATATGACACGGCGATGATCCCCCCGGACTAAGCTCGCCCGCAGCGCACCGAGTTGAGGTGTAATCGCGCGCTTGTTCCCAATGCGCCGAAGATCCCGACAACTCCCAGACATACCCCGCCGCAAGCTCCCCCATCCCAGCCGATTCGTTTTCAGAGGGCCTACATGGTGAGTGTTGATTCCCCTCCAGGTCGCCGTGAACTTCCCTACGCGCGAACGCTGTTGCTGCCGGCCATACTGATGGCCGCGGCCACCGGGGCCGCCGTCGCCCTCGTGACGGAACCGGCCCGGCTCGCCGTCGGCCTGT includes:
- a CDS encoding FKBP-type peptidyl-prolyl cis-trans isomerase, with the translated sequence MRRRSLLIAVPTGLVTLAACGDSDDSGSSSNASESPSPDASATSAAPPPKIVDGPLPAITAGTKFDEKPTVAKGSGEPSKDLAVKTVIGGGGKAVAENDFVSANYLGQVWQSAKVFDNSYDRKTPLVIQLAQGSIIDGWRYALTGKKTGSRVQFSVPPTWGYGEQGNEQAGIKGDDTLVFVVDVQDTFNAKSSAQGKKVAQDDAALPKVGTNTDGKAPSIEVPKADAPKKLVAEYVLEGDGAEVGAQDSVLVQYKGVLWDGGKEFDSTYGRKQLTSFSLQQVVKGWAQGLTGKKVGSRVLIVIPPDLGYGDSPPEGSGIEKDSTLVFSVDILAKM
- a CDS encoding FKBP-type peptidyl-prolyl cis-trans isomerase → MSIDKPEVDFPGGEPPADLEIKDIWEGDGPVAEAGQTVTVHYVGVTFSTGEEFDASWNRGAPFRFPLGGGRVIKGWDQGVQGMKVGGRRQLTIPAHLAYGDQSPAPAIPPGSTLIFVVDLLGV
- a CDS encoding helix-turn-helix transcriptional regulator, with amino-acid sequence MAIAKAERLMNLALCLLGTRRPLSKRELRESVEAYLEAGSDDSFNRMFERDKDDLRELGLVIETVESLDGEIGYLARRDSNRLPPITLDAEEAAALGLAAKVWQQARLAGAASGALQKLRAAGLPEDVDPYEAHSALEPRIPVHEAAFEPLMLACRDRRPVLFDYRKANAVQPEPRHVEPWALECWRGHWYLAGFDRDRGAERVFRLSRITGKVRSRGSRFTAPVPDVVTVRETVASWAGETADRSALIRLRAGAGYPLRAKAGRVRELGDGWDELEIPYGHGLDAWLVEFGPDVVVLEPAELRADVVDRLRAVAKG
- a CDS encoding helix-turn-helix transcriptional regulator; amino-acid sequence: MAGKPVRPVNAIDQTRRMLSLVTYLRERPGARVEDVARAFGITEDELVSDLDVLPMCGTSFRGGDLLDIDTDGERIWWHNPAALGADAAEPLRLAADEATALLVAARAVATLPGLRESDRQALLRATAKVEASAGEAAGASSRLSVTFESEGGVFADVDRAISERRRLWIRYYSPARDEVTEREIDPIRLVSVGHTYVEAWCRRSEARRTFRLDRVAEIRILDEPSAPPEVELRDLSEGLVQPAAEDPEVVVEVGPGGRWVAEYYPHDSADERPDGGLRITLRTPDPASLRRLALRLGRDGRIVSPPALADSARRAAREALAAYDGIEAAGAHGGVDTAEGARDGAAAAEGRHDRQEQGL
- a CDS encoding membrane protein, with amino-acid sequence MFWPMFAVAVGFLGLAVLAVFAVKVFVEAQRLGRQVTDSARRISRAAEDLERATESAARAVDAL
- the tatA gene encoding Sec-independent protein translocase subunit TatA, whose product is MFGRLGAPEIILILVVIILLFGAKKLPDMARSLGKSARILKSEAKAMKSEAKADDAAPADPPNPEQSAAQRTIQAAPGDVTSSRPVTEPTDTTKR
- the tatC gene encoding twin-arginine translocase subunit TatC — translated: MLKPARNKEKDPEGRMPLAEHLRELRNRLAKALLAIVVVTVVAAFFYQWIINALTDPILQSIGCEKSFAELAQSEAGSEPCAQITINGLLGPFTLALKVSLTAGVVLASPVWLYQLWAFVAPGLHRSEKKYAYAFVATGAPLFLAGAYFAYAVLPTSAKVLIEFTPNDVDNLLPLDELLDLVTRMVVVFGLSFELPLLLVMLNFTGVLTGKRMLGWWRAMIMGITLFAAIATPSTDPLTMIMLAGPIWVLYFAAVVVSLLNDRRKARLEALEPDDDEASDLDLTPEDIGEVEPVTTARALPEQATKDRVNGYDDVT
- a CDS encoding DEAD/DEAH box helicase encodes the protein MIVRLSVRAGTLESTMTEDLSPAERYAAARQRAVEQATALASFREMYDFGLDPFQIEACQALEAGKGVLVAAPTGSGKTIVGEFAVHLALQQGRKCFYTTPIKALSNQKYADLCRRYGTDKVGLLTGDNSVNSEAPVVVMTTEVLRNMLYAGSQTLLGLGHVVMDEVHYLSDRFRGAVWEEVIIHLPESVTLVSLSATVSNAEEFGDWLDTVRGDTQVIVSEHRPVPLFQHVLAGRRMYDLFEEAEGHKKAVNPDLTRMARLEASRPSYQDRRRGRAMKEADRERERRQRSRVWTPSRPEVIERLDSEGLLPAITFIFSRAGCEAAVQQCLYAGLRLNDEGARERVRALVEERTSSIPREDLHVLGYYEWLEGLERGIAAHHAGMLPTFKEVVEELFVRGLVKAVFATETLALGINMPARSVVLEKLVKWNGEQHADITPGEFTQLTGRAGRRGIDVEGHAVVLWQRAMNPEHLAGLAGTRTYPLRSSFKPSYNMAVNLVDQFGRHRSRELLETSFAQFQADKSVVGISRQVQRNEEGLEGYKASMTCHLGDFDEYARLRRELKDREQELARQGANQRRAEAAVALEKLKPGDVIHVPTGKYAGLALVLDPGLPAGRSNGHRGFDHHDGPRPLVLTAERQVKRLASIDFPVPVEALDRMRIPKSFNARSPQSRRDLASALRSKAGHITPERARKKRSQAADDREINRLRKAIRAHPCHGCDDREDHARWAERYHRLLRDTSQLERRIEGRTNTIARTFDRIVALLTELDYLRGDEVTEHGKRLARLYGELDLLASECLREGVWEGLSPAELAACVSALVFESRAADDATAPKVPSGRAKAALGETVRIWGRLDALEEDFRISQTEGVGQREPDLGFAWAAYMWASGKGLDEVLREVEMPAGDFVRWCKQVIDVLGQISAAAPGAGSTVPKNARKAVDELLRGVVAYSSVG